In Pongo abelii isolate AG06213 chromosome 5, NHGRI_mPonAbe1-v2.0_pri, whole genome shotgun sequence, a single genomic region encodes these proteins:
- the CLDN20 gene encoding claudin-20 codes for MASAGLQLLAFILALSGVSGVLTATLLPNWKVNVDVDSNIITAIVQLHGLWMDCTWYSTGMFSCALKHSILSLPIHVQAARATMVLACVLSALGICTSTVGMKCTRLGGDRETKSHASFAGGVCFMSAGISSLIPTVWYTKEIIANFLDLTVPESNKHEPGGAIYIGFISAMLLFISGMIFCTSCIKRNPEARLDPPTQQPISNTQLENNSTHNLKDYV; via the coding sequence ATGGCCTCAGCAGGACTCCAGCTCCTTGCTTTCATCCTGGCCTTATCTGGGGTCTCTGGAGTGCTCACAGCCACTCTGCTACCCAACTGGAAGGTGAATGTGGATGTGGACTCCAACATCATAACAGCCATTGTGCAGCTGCACGGGCTCTGGATGGACTGCACATGGTACAGCACCGGGATGTTCAGCTGTGCCCTGAAACACTCCATTCTGTCCCTCCCCATCCACGTGCAGGCTGCGAGAGCCACCATGGTCCTGGCGTGTGTTCTGTCTGCTTTGGGGATCTGCACTTCCACGGTAGGAATGAAATGTACTCGCTTAGGAGGGGACAGAGAAACCAAGAGCCATGCTTCCTTTGCTGGAGGAGTCTGTTTCATGTCTGCAGGAATCTCTAGTTTAATCCCGACAGTATGGTACACAAAGGAGATCATAGCAAACTTTCTGGATCTGACAGTTCCAGAAAGCAACAAACATGAACCTGGAGGAGCTATCTATATCGGATTCATTTCCGCAATGCTGTTGTTTATCTCTGGCATGATTTTCTGCACCTCCTGTATAAAAAGGAATCCAGAAGCTAGGCTCGACCCACCCACGCAGCAGCCTATCTCTAACACACAGCTCGAGAACAATTCCACACACAATCTGAAGGATTATGTGTAA